Genomic DNA from uncultured Desulfuromusa sp.:
AATATGCTTGAATACATCAGCCAACAGCTAACAGAACAAATGTTTGAGAAGAAAAGCTCCGTTCCACAAAACGATGGATCTTGCTGGGAAGAGGAACTTACAATCGAATTTTAATATCTGACACGTTTGAAGGGGGAACCATGGCAAGCAAAACAACCGAGTGCAAAGCCTGTAAAAAAGAAGTCTCTAAAACTGCAAAAACCTGTCCGCATTGCGGAGAAAAACGCCCTGGGACTAAACCTGGAGATACGGCCAAAGGATGTCTGGTCTTTTTAGTACTCGGTATCATCCTCGCCATCGGCTTGACTTTTTGCAGCGATGAAGATCCAGATAAAGATCGTTCGATAATGGCAGGAATCCAGTGTCAACATGTTGTCAAAGGATACCTTAAATCACCAGCAACGGCAGACTTTCCTTTCGGACCTCCGGTTCAAAGGCTAAATAAGTCTGACTATCGCCTAGATTCTTACGTTGACGCCCAAAACGGCTTTGGTGCAACAACCAGGACAACTTTCAGATGTGACATTCAATACAAAGGGGGGGATCCAGCAAACCTAGCTAGCTGGTCTGTATTAGCTATGGAGATTGATTAGTTTACCAGTTGCCCAACCGGAAGACCCGAGCCACCGCCCCCTCCGGCAACGGTGATCTGGTTGGGCTTTTAAACAACGGAGTAGCACATACCTATTGAAGGAAAAAATTTCGAGCTAGTCTATATACTGTGTGTAATCTTATGGCAAATACCACATGTTGATGGCATCAAAAAAATCACATCTGGCGTGTTGACAGCTGTTAACCCATAGGTTAAAAATGAACATAGCAAAGATTGAAACTTACCCAAGAGAACGATTTCATATTTTCGCATATTGCGACAATGAGGGGTACTCTGAAATCGACAGACTTGTCGAAGAGTGTGACAACAGCCAGTCAAAATCCATTGAAAAGTTAGCAGCAACAATAGAAAGAGTAGCGCTCCATGGACCCAAGAGTATTGCAGGCCCTCGCTGCCATCAAATAGATGGGGAAATCTTTCAGATTAGGGCCGATCACCTTCGTGTTTTTTGGTTTTATGACGAAGGGAATATCATTATTTGCACTCATGGGTTTATAAAGAGATGCAAAAAAACTCCGAAAAATGAGATAAAGAAGGCCAACAGGATCATGAGAAAATACTTCGAGAGTAAGAAACGTGGAACCCTCGAAGTAAAGGAGGAGAGAGATGAGTAAGGGGGCATTTAAGTCTTTTATTAAAGACGCAAAAAACAGAGACAGTTACTGGGTGGAAAACGCAATCCTCGAGTTCACAAGTGAACTTTACAAACTCATGCAAGAGAATGGGGTCACCAAAACAGAAATGGCCAACACTATTGGGACCAGTCCCGCCTATATCACCAAAATTTTCAGGGGTAATGCCAACTTTACCATCGAAAGCATGGTGAAACTAACAAGGGCATTGGATGGAAAGCTGAGCATCCACGTATCACACAAAGATAGCAGAGTTGTTTGGCGCGACAGTATTGATGGTAATAAATCCCGGAGAGAGGAAGCAAAAACTTGGGCAACGGTAGCCTCAACGGTTGGAACTCGTAATAAAAAGGTGACAGCACATGGCTAAAAGCTTAATAGAGCTAAAAAGTTATTTCTTTCCGATCGTCGACATTAAAGCAAACCCAAAGCACAACCCCGAGGATGAAATTGATATCACACTTGACATAGATTCAGCGGTACTGAAACCTGATGAAAGATACAATTATTATCAGCTTCTTACTGATATAAAAGTAAGTGAAGAAGATTCTAAAAATGAGCCCTATCTATATCATGTACAAACCGTTGGCTTTTTTAGTCTCAACGATGATCTGCCCAAAAACGAATTGAAAGAATTATTACACAACAGAGGGATAGAAAGCCTTAATTCCGCCACAAGAGAACTTATTTTGATGATCACTGGTCGTGGTCCATGGGGTGCAATAGGACTACCGATACATGATCCAAGCGAAATAGAATTGCGAGAGATAGACATAAACCAAGAGCCTAACCTAGAAGGATAGGATGAACTGCGCAACTTACAATTATGGCAATCAGAAAACATCCGACAAAAGGTGCCGGCTGGTGGCAAATTCACATCAGCAATGGACGTAAAAAGAAACAAGACACCTACACTTATGAAGGGAGCGAAGCTGAAGCCCGAGCGTTTGAATCTGAGTTGCGCGGCATTCCAACAGAAGCCAGCGATCAGCGCCTCCTTGATGTGATCGGGAGGTTTTTGGACTGGTATCATGTCAACCGAGCAGCACGATCAGTCAAAGACTGCGAAGCAACCCTCCCGCGGATCATCACCAGAATCGGCAACAAACACCTTAGCCTACTGCGTCAAGCCGACTACAATCTCTATAAACAAAAACGGCAGAATGACGGAGTTAGCAAAAGAACCGTCAATATTGAACTCACCTACCTGCGAGCTCTGCTGCGATTTGCGGAAGATGAGCTCAAGATCCCCGTTGGTGAATATCCCAAGCTCTACACCAAAAAGCAGACCGCGCCACCGGCAAAAACACCCTCACCCCATACGAAACCGCCCAGCTCCTGGAACAACTCCATGGAGACAAAAAAACCATTGCCATGCTCTATTCCTGATGTGGTTTGCGGCACAATGAAGCCAAACGTGAGAACGTTGACCTCGGATCCGGACTGATCCATATTGTTGCAGGAAAGGGCAGGGTTGTGCCAATTGTTCGAGAAGAACTAAAGTAGCACCTAGTATTCGACTGTAAACGCAAGCAAAACACGGACTATTTGTTTATTAATAAAAAGACGGGACAATGCTGCCTGAGCATAAAAAATCCCTCAAAGCTGTGAGCCACTCTAGAGCAACGGCCGCTCTGCAAGCCGGTATGGATTTATGTGCCCTGTAAGAATTTCTTGGTCATAGTGACATTAGAATGACAGAAATTTATACTCACATGAGCGCAGATATGCTAAAAACAGAGGCAGAAAAAATTGATGCCCTGCATAAAGCTATTAAACAAAAGATGTCTGAAATGCCTGAACGAACAAAAAGAAATAAAGCTAAAGTAATTCAAATAGATAGAAAGCCCCCGTCCTAATTCGGGAGCAGGGGGTCGGAGGTTCAAATCCTCTCGCCCCGACCAACTTTCAAAGCACTTAGGGTGATCCTCTAGGTGCTTTTTTACTGCAGAATAGAATCCTATGGAAATTGAACTTTGGCAGTATTTTGCGGTCTTCATCTTAATAGGCTTTGCCGGTTTTATTGACTCTATCGCCGGAGGTGGGGGGCTGATCTCGGTGCCAACCTATCTGGCTCTGGGGGTTCCCACTGAACTGATTCTGGGTACCAATAAATGTGTCAGTTCTTCAGGAACAACCTTCGCTGTCTTTCGCTATATCAGAAGCGGGTCGATTCTCTGGCAAACTGTTATTTATGCAATTATTGCCGCCCTGGTGGGGTCGGCTCTGGGGGCCTCCCTCTCGACTTACCTCTCCCGCAACATTATTTTCACCCTGTTGCTGGTCATCATTCCATTCCTGTTTTATCTGCAAGCCCGACATATGGGAGTCCAAAGAATAAAGAGAGAACTGACGCGCCAACAGGTTGCCGTCCGCTCTTCCCTGGCCGGTTTTTTTATCGGTGGCTATGATGGTCTCTTTGGTCCGGGAACAGGCACTTTTTTGTTGTTGGCGTTTATGTTCTTTCTGCATATGAGCACAAAGGAGGCGAGTGCCAACGCCAGAATCGTCAATTATGCTTCCAACGTTTCAGCTTTTATCTATTTTCTCTATCAGGGGCGAATTTTCTGGCCGATTGCTTTAGTTGCCATAGCTGGTGCTATCTGCGGTAACTGGCTGGGAAGTGGTTTGGTCATCAATAATGCGGACAAGGTGGTGGTGCCGGTATTCCGTTTTGTTCTGGCGTTGCTGATGCTGAAGTGTGGCTATGATTTGTTTTTAGTCTGATTTTCCTCTTTATTGATTTACAACCTCCATCTTGCTCAGTTTCTTGCCAAGCACGGCGGCGAGAATAACCAGTGCCGAAGAAATAAAAATCATAATGATTCCAAGAGCAGATAACGGTCCCCAGAGCCCATCTTCCGCAAAGTGAAGGATCTGAACAGCCAGAACTTCAGTTCCCGGACGGGAAAGGACAACAGAAAGGGTCAGTTCGCGCAGGAACATACTTGCCATCAATATCCAGCCGGAGACGATACCGGGAATCAAAAGGGGGATGACAATCCGGCGCATGGTGTAGAAAGGAGAAGCTCCACAGACTCGGGAGGATTCCTCTAAATGGCTATGAATCTGGACGAAAGCACTTGAAATCGGTCGAATTCCATAGGGTAAATAGGTGGCAATGTAGCCGATCAGCAAAGCCGTGATTGTGCCGTAAATAGGAGTGCGGACAAAAAACCACATAAACCCGACACCGATAACAATACCGGGGAAAGAAAATGACAGGAAGCTGAGCGATTCGAGAATCCCCGATGCTGCCGAGCGGATCTTGACGATCACATAGGAGACAAAGATAGACAAGGTTGTGCCAACTGTTGCTCCAACCACACCGAGAAATAGACTGTTTTTCAGTGACAGAAGTGAAATTGGATCCCTGAGGACTTCAGACCAGTTATCCCAGGACATCATTGAAAAGGCTTTGGCGCTCGGAACCATGGAGTAGGGGAGCATGGACGTATAAAAAAGAACGAGAACCGGAAGTAGAATCAGGATAAAAGAAAGGAATCCGACGATCACAAACAGGGGATACTTGCCGTTTTTTAGCTGAATCATGGTTGGTTTGAATCCCCGACTGGAAATGGTGACAAACTTTCCACTTTCGGATGTCAGGTAGCGATAGATATAAATCAAGGTGATTGATGCTGCTAAAGCACTCATACCGATCGCTGCAGCTTTGCCGAAATCAGCTGCAAATCCGGTCGCGATATTACGGTAGATATGGGTTGATAGCACATAGATACGGCCGGGCATCCCGATGACTGATGGTACAGCAAAAGAAGCGAGGCTTCTGACGATAACCAGAATTGCCGAGGCTAAAATTGCCGGACGGAGTACCGGGAGGGTTACCTTCATCAAAGTGCGCAGGTTGGAAGCTCCGCAAACCTTGGACGATTCTTCCAGCGAAACATCAAATGCACTCATTGCCGGAGCAATAATGAGGTAGGCAATCGGCAGGTCCAACAACCCCTCTACAAGAATCATCCCCGGCAAGGTATAAATATCAAAGAGCGACTCTTTAAGGCCAAACAGATCCATCAGCAGCCGGTTCAGAGTTCCGTTGCTGGGATTGAGTAATAACACCCAGCTGACGGAAAACAGGATGTGTGGAATCATCATCGGAACAATGGCGATGACTTTGAAGATAAATTTAAATGGCAGGTCGGTTCTGGTGTTGACATAAGCTAGAAACAGCGCCAGTAGGGTGGCAACCAAAGCAGATCCAACAGTAAAAAAAACCGTATTCCACAAAATAGCCGCAAAGTCCGGATCGGTATAAGCTTCGATATATTTAATGGTTGTAAACCGGCCAAACGTGACAAAGTCTTCTGAGAAGCTGCCCAGTAGCAGCATAATGACCGGGCAGAGGGTCAGGAAACCAACGATGACAATCAGGGTGGTGGTCAGAGTCGGTTTTTTAAACATAGTTGCACCTATCAAAAAAGAACAAGATTGCCTCGTCTATGCCGAAAGAAGAAAACAGTGATCAGGATCGAAAGATATGGATATTTTGTCTCCTTCAACAATGTTTGCAGTCGGTTCAATGGTCGTTGTCAGCAGGGTTTCTCCGATACGGATTTCACCTTCATAGGCCTCACCAACAAATATCAGTGATTCCATCTGGCCACTGAAAATATTTTGACCTTTTTTGCCCTCTTCCGGGGCGAGCCGGATAAATTCAGGTCGAACGCAGAGCATGGCACTTTGGCCGACAGAAATTTTTTGGCTGTTAAGCGCAAGGATAGAGCCGATTTCTGAAGCAAAAACAGCATGCTCCCCTTCCTGTTTTTCTACTTTTCCGTTGATCAGGTTTGCCCGCCCAATAAAGTCAGCAACAAATTTGTCATCTGAGTTAAAATAGATTTTTTTGGGATCACCGATTTCGATGATTTTTCCTGCACGCATAACCGCTATCAGATCAGAAAGAGCCAATGCCTCAATGCGATCGTGAGTGACATAAATCGCGGTAATCTTCAATTCCGTGAGAAAGCTGCGGAGTTCTTTACGCGTCTCTTCACGAAGTTTAGCATCAAGGTTGCTCAGTGGTTCATCAAACAGGATCACTTTCGGTTCGGCAACCAAAGCGCGAGCCAACGCAACTCGTTGCTGCTGTCCACCGCTCAATTTTGTTGCCGGTCGATTTTCAAAACCGTCCAATTGGACAAACTTGAGGGCTTTTGCCACCTGCAGGCGTATTTTATCCTTAGGTGTTTTGCCGGTTTGCAGGGGATAGGCCACATTGTCAAAAACATTCATGTGTGGCCAGATTGCATAGGTTTGAAAAACCATTCCAAGGCCTCTATTTTCAGGTGGAACAAAAATACCTTTTTCTTTCGACCAGACGAGATCATCACCGATGTAAATTTCACCACCATCCGGTGTTTCCAGGCCCACAATACAGCGAAGCAGAGTTGTTTTTCCGCACCCACTTGGCCCCAGAAGGGTAAATATTTTATTTGCAGGGATGGTGAGATCGACATGATCCAGAGCTTTGATCTGTTTTCCTTCGGAATAGTAGGTTCGTGTCAGACCCTTAATTCGGATTTCCATAAGACCTCAAAAAATGATAGTAGCCAGGGATCAAAGTCGGAGCGGCCTCGTTCTGTGGCTACTCCGACTTTGCAGAAACCAGAAATTATTTTCCGTAGAAAATCTTGCGGAATTCCTTGCCCCAATAACGAATTTCATCATCAGAGAGAGATCTGATCGGGAGAACTTTAACTGTGCTGATTCCATCAATTGGGGGGAAAACTCCGGGAGCAAGGACATATTCGCCAACTTGAGTTGCGAGCAACTGCATGGCATTTTTACTCAACCAATAATCAACAAATTCTCGCGCTGCTTTTGGGTTGGATGCATTGGCAGCAACAGCAATCCCGCGTGGCGTCCCCAACAGAGTGTCGACTTTGGCCCAGGCAAGAGGGGCGGGGGCTTTCGAAATAATGTATTTAGGCATGGAAATACCCAGGACTTTTTCGCCACTTTCTATAGGAGCAGGAGTCGGTCCAAAAGATTTGACAAACATCGGCTTGTTTGCGGCCAGACCTTTCAGAAACTTCATCCAGCCGTCATCATCGCCAAAGATTTTCGCTTCTTTCATCCCGACAAGCCAGGAAATAGTTGTTGCGTGTGAAGAAGGGTCAGGCATAACCATTTTGTTATACCATTTAGGATCAGTCAGATCTTCGTAACGGGTGGGCACATCTGCAGGTTTGACCAGATCCTTATTATAAATAGGGGCAACATATTCAATGCCGAACTGGATGATAGAGTCGTCTTCTTGCGCCCAGGCAGGATATCCTGTTGCTGCAGCCGATTTATAGGGAGCGAGGACCCCTTTTTCTTTCAACATCTGCATAATGGGGAGGGGGCTCTGCAAAACATCGGCGCGCAATTTACCTGCTGAAAACTCGGTTAAGACTGTTGCCAGATACTTGGATGTTGAAATACGCGTATAAACTGCTCCAGGAGTATGGTCGGTATTAAAGTCATCGATAATTGGCTCGATTGCTGTGATATTGGCGTAAAAATTAATCTTTTCGGCAGCTATAGCGCTACCAAAATATCCGCAGACAAGAACAAAGCTGAACAGGAGAACCAACATTTTTTTCATAGAAACGACTCCTTTCAAAGAATCTTGCAGTGAAGAAAATGATTTCAGGAAAAACTATTCTTTGTTGAGCATATAGTTGCCGATTAAATTATTTCTTGTATAGATATCAGTCTAGCAGATAAAAGTTTGTGTTAAAGGGGGAGAGTCTGGATTTTGTGGGTTTCGAGTGGATGGGGATAGAAATATATGAATCCTGAGCGCTTGTCGGATGCTAAAAACCTTAAGAAGGTTCTTTCTGTTGTTGTTTCTGTAGAAGTAGAGCCGCCGGTTTTGTCCCAGGCTTTCACTTAAATGTTCTTATCCTCTGTGGCGCGCAAACAGGGATTGTAAATCAAGAAGAAAGATGATTTGACCATCTCCGAGAATAGTTCCACCACTACAGCCGCGGATTTGATCAAATGGGGCAGGGAGGCGTTGTACATAAACCTCCTGTTGACCAACCAGTTGATCCACGACCAGTCCGATTTTGCGACCAACGACTTCGGTAACAACCAGGGGAATTGGATCAAGAGCAACACTCTGGGGCAACTTTAGAATTTTCCGCAGAGAGATAAGCGGTAATTGCTCGTCATGATAATTGATCATTAACTGCTTGCCACTGCTGTGAACTTCGGTAGGAGAAATTTCAGCGGTTTGTATCACCCGGGAAATGGGCATGGCCATTCTGGCGCCATCACACTCGACAATAAGAACTCTGATAATTGCCAGAGAAAGTGGCACTTTGAGAGTGATCCGAGTCCCTTCCCCGGGAGTAGAATCAATCAGAAGAATTCCCCCGATCTGTTCAACTGCGGTTTTAACCACATCCATGCCGACACCACGGCCTGAAGTCTGACTCACCTCCTGGGCAGTAGAAAATCCGGGCTGGCAGAGCAATTGAAACAGATCATAATCACGGATGGTTTTTGCCTGATTGATATTCAAAAAACCTTTGTCCAGTGCTTTTTGTCTGATTTTTTCCGGATCGATCCCGCGGCCATCATCAGCGACCTGTATGAGGATCTGATCTCTTTCTCGCCAGGCTTTGATTGATACGGTCCCACGCTTTTCAATCCCATGATCGATAGCATTCCGGACCATGTGGACTAATGGATCGGTTAATTCTTCAACAATTGCACGATCCAACTCTATTTCTGCTCCTTCGACCTTGAGTTGAATCTCTTTATCGAGGCTGCGGGAAAGATCGTGAACTGTTCGTGATAAGCGTCCCGCCAATCCCGTCAGAGAAACCATTCGTACTTTTAAAACCTGATGGTGAAGATTTTTGACCAGGCGTTTCAGTTGACCGACGCCATCGTCCAGCTCTTGCCAGTTTTGCTCTTTGAGCGCGTTTTGCAGTTGATAGCGGTTGGTTATCAATTCACCGGTCAAATTGATAAAGTGGTCAAGTAATTCAGTGCTGATCCGTACCGTTTTTTCTGTAGGTCTTTTTTGCTGTGACTGGCCCTTTTTTTCCGGTTCATCGGGGAATGTCACTTCCTGTAATTCACTATATTGCATCAATTGTTGATAGATCTGTTCCTGAGAAGTCTCACTCAGTAACCGGACCAATAGTTGATCGGGAGCAACACCCTGGAGGAGATCCTCGGTTGATGGAGTTGATTCGAGAATCGTTCCGAATTCAGACATTTTCTTTAAAAGAACCAGAAATCGGGGACCCGGTGCAGCGACCGTCGCCTTTAGCTGTAGGCGGACAAGTTGTCCTTTCCCGCTATGTGACAGGCTTTCTTCTTTGTCTTTACGTTTCGCGCCTATGTCTGAAGGTGTTTCTTTGGGACTGGTCGAGATGAAGCCGGCAACACATCGTTCCTCGCGATTATTGCGGATGTCATCCAGCAGCAGTTCCAGTAGATCCGTCGCTTCCAGTAACCAGTCAATCTCTACACCGCTCATACGCCCGAGTTGGCGGCAGATATCCAGGCGATTCTCCAGATGATGGGCAAGTTTCGTCGTTTCAGCATGTTCCATGGTTGCCGCCATCCCTTTAATGGAATGAGCTTCACGAAACAGTGCGTCAATGCCATCCTGATCTTGATGATCCAGGTCAAGTTGCACCAGAATATCAATCATCGACTCCAGATGTTCGGCCGCTTCTGCCAGAAACATATCTCTAAATTTATCAGCATCCATCAACGGAAATCCGTTCGGTAAATTTTGTTGTATTTATTTTCACCTGTTGTCATGCGCGTCTTTCAGGGTTCGATGGTTACGCGTTCAACAACTTCAAGAACCTGTGAGCGTTGAAATGGTTTGACAATAAAATCTTTCGCCCCTGCATTGATTGCATCTAAAATCAAATTTTTCTGACCCAGAGCGCTGCAGACGACAATCGTTGCTGAGGGTGCTTCCCGCAGAATGGATTTCATGGCTTGAATTCCCCCCATTTCCGGCATGACCAGATCCATTGTCACCAGATCAGGTTGGAACTCTTTGTAAGCTGCAATTGCCTGTTCTCCATTCTCTGCTTCAGCCACAATCTGCCAATCTGTGGATTCAAAAATATCGTGCAACATTGTCCGCATAAATAGAGCATCATCAACAATCAGAACTCTCTTAGACAATTCAACCTCCCCTTTGGGTGCAGAGTGATACGAGTTCGTCCTGTAATTGGTCCAGATCAAACAGGCTGATCATTTCCCCCTCCCAATTGATGACATCATCAATATAGTTTCTTTCCGTATGATTCTGCATCCGATTCGCCGGTTTAATTTCCGGGCTTATAATCGCGCTAACTTGATCAACCCCTAATGCGACAGGGCCACGGGTGTTAATCAGAACAATTAACCGTGGTCCTATTTGTCCAGCAGTAAAACCCAATAACTGCGCTAAGTTAATAACCGGGACAATGCGGCCATGAAAGGCTATAGCTCCCGCAATAATGGCCGGAGCTCCAAGGAATGGATGAACTTTCTGGTTCTCAACCACCTCCTGAACTTCGATCAACGGCAATGCATAGGTTTCGTATCCAACCTTAAAGGGCAGCAGTTGTTTCATTATTTCTCTTTCTCTAAACTGATCCCCAGATTGAAGCGACTGACTGATGTTAAAAGTTCGTCTGCAAGCTGAGAAAGACGCTGTGAAGCAAAGGTCATCTCTTCCATTGATGCCGTCTGTTCCTCCGTTGCTGCAGAAACCTCTTCTGTTGATGCAGCATTATCTTCTGTCACCCGGGCAATCTCTTCAATAGCGGCGACAATCGCATGAGCTCCTGTTGTCTGCTTTTCAGTCAGATCACGAATACTGACAGATTTGAGCTGAGCTGCCTCGGCTTTAGCAATAATTGCTTTAAACGCACTGTTGGTAATGTCCACAGCTGCACGCCCAGAATCGATTGATTTGACACTTTCGGCCATGGATTGTTGGACTTTTAGACTTTGCTCACGTGTTTTTTCAATCATTCTCGTGATTTCACCAGCAGAGACACTGGTACTATCAGCCAACTTGCTCACCTCTTCGGCGACGACAGCAAAACCATGACCGTATTCTCCTGCCCGTGCTGCTTCAATTGTTGCATTTAGAGCCAGCAAATTGGTCTTTTGCGCAATTCCGGTAATAACATCTATGATTGTGCCGATCTTTTGGACCTGTTCGCTGAAAGAGACAAACATCTCTCCATTTTCTTGAATCTGAGTGAGCACCTGCTTGAGGTTAGCCAATGCCGTTGCCGTCATTTCTTCCCCCTGGCAGGCTGAAAGGGTCGTTTCTTCTGCTGACAGGGACAGGCTGTTTGCCGATGATGCAACCAGGTCAATCTGTTCGGCCATCTCCCGGATGACTTTGGAGGCGCGCTCAACCATTTCAGCCTGGGTTTCGGCCCCCCTGCTGATCTGTTCAACTGATCCTGCGACTTCATGGGCCGTGGCCGTCATCTCTTCAGCTGTGGTTGCCTGTGACAAAGAAAGCTCATTAACATTGACGGAGCTGGTCCTGATCTGTCCAACCAGATTGCGTAAACTGCCGACGACCAGGTTTAACGAATTGGCAAGGTCTTCCGTTTCATCAGAAAAAAGTCCTTTGCGCAGGCGCACCTGACGGCTGAGATCACCATCACTCAAGCGCTCTGCCCCTTCTGTTAAGACCTTGAAATTTGCCGTAAATGCTTTGGAAAAAACCCAGCCAAAAATAAGACCGACAAGTAAAGCGCCAATGATTGTTATCCATTGGTGAGTCCATTCCGGAATTTGCATTTGCGGCACAAGGAGGTTGAGCAGAACCACAGAGGCAACGACAACAATGAACCCAATGACAAACTTGTAACTGATCTCAACGCGCATTTTTTTCTCCTTCAGTTTGACCCCATCTTTTCAGCAGCCATATTGTGAAGTTTTGAATTTGACAAGTTAACAGCAACGAACAGATTTCAATTTTCAGCAACTCGTTGATAGATCCTTTCAGCCGGATCAATACAGATAAAGAGCTTACGACAGTCTGGCGCCATGGTTTCAGCCCTTCCCAAAACCAGATAGCCTCCCGGCAACAACGCTGCCGCAAGAATTGTCAACACCTGCTTCTGCTGCTTTCTGGAAAAATAAATTAACAAATTTCGACATAAAATCAGTGTTGCACGATAAAAAGGTTGATCTGTAAGAATATCATGACGAAAAAACTGTACCTGGTCACGAACTGAATCGATCAACTGATACTGATCTCCGTTTTTGAAAAAACAACCCGTGAGCATCTCTCTTGACACGTTACCGACGCGGTCTGCCGGGAAAGATCCCCGCTTGGCACGCATCAGGGCTTCCGGGCTCAAATCCGTCCCGATAATTGAAAGTAAATCGCCTTTCCGCCTCCATTTTTGACAGA
This window encodes:
- a CDS encoding methyl-accepting chemotaxis protein, coding for MRVEISYKFVIGFIVVVASVVLLNLLVPQMQIPEWTHQWITIIGALLVGLIFGWVFSKAFTANFKVLTEGAERLSDGDLSRQVRLRKGLFSDETEDLANSLNLVVGSLRNLVGQIRTSSVNVNELSLSQATTAEEMTATAHEVAGSVEQISRGAETQAEMVERASKVIREMAEQIDLVASSANSLSLSAEETTLSACQGEEMTATALANLKQVLTQIQENGEMFVSFSEQVQKIGTIIDVITGIAQKTNLLALNATIEAARAGEYGHGFAVVAEEVSKLADSTSVSAGEITRMIEKTREQSLKVQQSMAESVKSIDSGRAAVDITNSAFKAIIAKAEAAQLKSVSIRDLTEKQTTGAHAIVAAIEEIARVTEDNAASTEEVSAATEEQTASMEEMTFASQRLSQLADELLTSVSRFNLGISLEKEK